ctctttgaggccgggtacgatatgatgatgatgatgatgcctacagacgtgtatgtttttaaaagtttatgtatatatatatatgtgtattacacatttcatgtcagtagcccacAGAGGCacgcagatgttacaggttgtatctgctctatctctctttatattactattcttgtttatgctttcttgctttacatactcggtactttattggtactgacatcccttttgcctggggacgctgcgtttcatgcccgcaggtcccaattgataggttgacattcctcctagtaggctattagctcagcgaaggtgttggtgtactccacttgctccggagttgcctatttggtcagtatgctttagaTATATATTGATTGACATGGTGGGGccctgtctcgacctttatgattttatgtactcttagaggcttgtagacatatgttatGTATATGAAAATCatatggccttatcggcctatgttcagtgtatgaGTTATCACTTTGGTTTTATAGGcacgtatgtcacatgtataagttttcatgtcatgTCAGGTCGTCCAATATTTAGtattcccttatattttatttttgttatctcatgacgaccTTTCTAGGCTATTTGCCCATGACATTATGATATGacagatacgttatgttggtactcggttaagtaaggtaccgggtgcctgtcgcggcccattagattgggtcgtgacagaaaaagaagaaaagaaggaacgAGAGATAAAGGGAAAAAAAATCGTacatttcttttttcattttacgCAATGATCATGTAATATGACATATTTATCGCTAAGAAACACATTTATAATTATATGAAAAGGTCTTGAAGCTAATTGAAGAAATATTTGTATGTACTACAATACTATCGACTTCCCACACTTATCATGACAACATCACCGATCTTTGGcaattttttcaaattataaattaaattatGAAGGACTTTTTTATACATTAATTTATTTCGCGGCAAATTTactaatctatatctatataaaGTTGGGAATAAAGAAGGTGATGTGGCAAGCCaataataatatttattttttttgcaattttttgGCTTTTACCTCATTTTTTGGTCAAAAATCAATATTAATAGCTGTGAAATATGCATGCCAACATAAAACTAAAACTTAATGCAGTTAAATGCTCAATGCTCACACATTAATGAAAGAATAAAACGTTCGAACAATGGCTATCACTCTTCAAAGCTTTTATATTCCAAAAACGTAAATGTTGGATAGGAGGCAAAGCGTTAGAAAGTTCTCACATATTGTTTCTTTTCTAGACATTAAGGATAAATCAAATTGTGCTTATGTAATACTATCTGTATCTTTCTCTTTCTGTCCCTCGCACTAAAATATACAGTGATTTACTCAGCTATGGACTCTAAGATTGAGTTATATTCTTGCCGCCATGGctggaaggaaaagaagaaaaatgaagttgTAAGTCTTCATAGTTTCTGCTTTATGTAGCTTGATAAGTGTTTTATGCCTTctaatttttatcatttttattgaGTTTAAATTGATTTGAAATGACTTGAATTGTACTAAATATTAACTGGGTTTCGATTTACCTTTTGTTTGTCTTAAAGAGTTATTTGTCATCTTTCATTCGTGAAGGTATGATCGTATTTCTTCCATGACTTAATATTATTTTACTGTATAAAATTTACTTTAGCATATGCTGGTAATGAGTTTAATTCTCATTGTTGAGTACCTGCCTTATTGTTTGTATCCAAAATGTCTCACAGCAATATATTAAACTGCGGATGGACAAATAAAACTATTGAAACCTCTATTTTGGTAATACATTGTCTTAATTCAGGTAACTTTTTTTCATTCTGATTTCATGTTATTTCAAAGGAGATTGGGACTTCTCATAGTTCATTTTCAATCTCAAAATTGCAGGCACTAGTTTTTTGTGCATATTCCCTTTTAATCTTTTTATGTGCTTGTTATTGTATGCATTTGATTTTTCTCTTATTGGTGTTCACACGGGGATAAGAGAGAATTAAAAAGGTGAGAGTACCCTTCTTATAAGAAGATGAGAATAACTACTAATGCTTTCTATCTCTCTCTCATTAACCTTCAATAAAAAAGGACCCCTCTTTTTTTgcccttaatttttttttttcagttttatttaaaaatcacatcaataatgCTTTGTATCTCTTTAGTTACATACCATTATTATGCCTCTGAATCTCATTGGTATCCTATCGTTATTATGCATTGTCGTTTAATGTTGGAGGAGGAGTTTGACTTTTAAGGTAAAGTTGAGGGATCAAAATAATTTTCACCCAATAAAATATGGATTAAGAACGTGAAGTTTAATCTATTGGATTTGAAAAAAGGAGTTTTGTCTTATTTCTTTCTTTGAAAAATGAATGGGTAAGGACGTAAGAAACGagaaagaaacagaaaaaagaaatagaagaaaaaggTAAATGGAACTGAAAAGGAAAGGATAAAATTAGAGAAAatatttgtagaattttagttCGTTGATTTGTGCGATATATTCGATTTTAcacttttttcttttaatttctgaCAGTCTAGGTTGTTATCTTTTTCTTGGGCAGGTCTAGAAGACTAGACACACAAGTGATggaaaattagaaaaagaatcaaaaattAATTTGTTAGATGAAAGATGGATTAAACTTTGAAATTTAATCTATTGGGTTTCAAAAATGTATGAATCTTTAATATATTTGGATATTAGTAGAAGGATTATTTTGTATGTCGAATAAAGTTTTTAACGACCTCATGAAGCGCGGACAAATTTACTAGTGTTTAATTAAAAGACAGTTTGACCGGTGTCAAGTAGTTTTGATAATATCTATTTTTTAAGCATAATCTTTTACCTAACATCATTTATCAAGTTGCCTATTCAAAGTTAACAGTACAACTTGATTTTACCACTTCCTGTATTTTGTGATAAAATGGTGAAACTTCGACTTGGAACTAAATATATGTACCTTTCAATACTTCAAATGAAATAAGTTTATTTTATTCTATTCTGCCCATCCTATATCATTCCATGCTTTTTCAAAATCTGTCATACTAAGTGCTCGTGCATATAAGCCTTTACATTAGACGAGAAGCTTTACTGCTAAGTATATACTTGTCTGCTTGAGCACCTAAAAGGAAACCTCAAAGCAAGGCAATGAATCTGATGCAATGCTAAAATCTCAAGCTATGACAAACTTTCTTCGCCTAGTAAGATCTTGTTCTCTCATAATATCATTTACAAAGAGGAAAGATTAGAAAATTCTGATACTACAACGACAACATTTTGACACCAAATATCAATTAAAGAAAACGATGGAACATTCAAGGATAATTGATTGTCTGAATGTTTTTCAAGGAAGTGTGAAGGCTCAACTGGCTGAAAGTAAAAAACATTCAGAGTCCATTAAAGGAGAAATCATCATTCAACATTGCCCTGCAAAATCAAGCCTTGGAAAAGCTATTCGTATTAAACTATACAGTCTCTCAAAAATTGACCCAAGTAAGCCAACTTGATATATACACTATGATTACTATTTTTTCTTATATAATTTACAACAGGtttgcttccttttcttcttccctTTGGATAGGTACGGGGAAAGGGAAGCTGAGTCAAGAAGCGCACCTGAATAATGGGAAACGTATCCACAAGAAGCCTAATGGAAACAGAGGTTTTCAGTATGAATTGACATTCGAGGTTGACCGAGATTTTGGACTTCCAGGAGCTTTTGTCATCTGGAACCAGCACAAACACAAGTTTTTTCTTCAATCAATGTCTCTCCAAGTTACATTCAGACAGATGGTTCATTTTGAATGCAAATCTTGGATTTATCCCAATCATTTAACTCAAAAAGCAAGGATTTTTTTCTCAAACACTGTGAGTATAAAACATTTCTCCTAACATGTAAAAGTATCTTTCAACAAAAAGATATGCAGTGCCTTTGATCATCTTATGATGCTTAGTGTTATCTTCCAAGCCAAACACCAAATAGTCTGCTGCAACTAAGGAAACAAGAACTTGATACCTTGAGAGGAGATGGAACTCCAGGGAGAACTAGAGAATGGCATCGGGTTTATGACTACGATTTCTATAATGATCTCGGTGATCCTCAGCGAGGGGAAAGGCCAGTTTTAGGAGGTTCAGTTTCTTATCCGTATCCAAGGAGAGGAAAAACTGGTGAACCACATATTCATTCAGGCTAGAAATCTCTCTCCCTTCTAGTATAACTTTCTAGTCACAGAATAACACGGACAATGATATTCTTCTTCCTAAACTGTTACTCTTCTAACAGAAAATGAGAAGGGGATGTTCAAGATAGACAACTGTATCCCTCCAGATGAAAGATTTAGCCCCGAGAAGCTATCAGAGTTTGCGAAGAAAGTTATCCAGGCCACCTTGCACTATGTCGTTTCTCAGGGGGAATCAGTGTTAAGAGAAGAAACCAACCAATTCAAGTCATTCAATGAGATCAAAGAGCTATTTTCGGGAAAGAAAAACCAAGTGGTGCAAGAATGGATGATAAGGAAACTGGAAACTCATCTAGCAAAAGAGATTTTCAAGGAGACTGAACGTGGAATCAAAGATTACACAGCGAAGTTTCCAATGCCTCAGTTATTTGCAGGTGATGCTGGTTTTTTGAATAAAAGGTTATTGTATCTTTCTTTGCCAAGACAAGTTTTGTTTCATGTCTGGATTATTCATGCACAGGGAACGAACTTGCATGGAAGGATGATAAGGAGTTTGGACGCCAAATGCTTGCAGGAATTAATGCAACTCTAATTCAGTGTTTGCAGGTAAGCTTAACATGCTTTTGCTTCCTAAAGAGAATCATGACAAGCATAAGCAGAAGCTTCATAATAAAAGAAGGAAAGCGAATTAAATGGATAGTTATAATGGAATACAACCAGGGGCGAAGCTATACCCCGGTAAGGTACCACCCTACATCGGAAAATTACATTGCATATATAGATAAAAATATTatgttttagaggtatataacatatattgagcACCCTTGAAATTTTactttctttcaagtttgaacacccttgagAAAATTCCTGTCTTTGCTATTGACAACACATACCTATTTATAGGTCCACGTCTTATATTAAACAATGAAGGACTAATTCAACACATAAAACACTAACTCTGACATTTTAACACGCTTCCTCAAATTTTTGGGTATGGAAGCCAATTTGAATTTGTTTGTTTtggatgcaaaaaaaaaaaaaaaaaaattaaatagttGACAGGAAACTTGCTGGAAATCAGCAGATACTTCTGATCAATAGAAGGAAAAGTTTTGACCACCGGAAACTTGTTCAAAAGTACTTGGTCACTGGAATCTCGCGAGAGAATTCCAATATGTTAAGTGCCCAATATTGGTGGAGGAAAGAAATGTTGTCTCCTTATATATGGGTCTTGGGTTCCCACCTCATGATCCAGCTTTTGGAGTTGAGTTAGAGCCATGATGTATCTTTTATCATGGTATAAGAGCAAGGTTCATTCCTATTCTTGGTTAACCTAGTGTTGCGTCCTCATGTTATATTATCCACACACCAGATGTCGAGTGTTAAGCGTTCCACATTAGTGGAGGAAACAGTTGTGTCTCCTTATATGATCTCGGACAGTGCTCACCTCATGAGCTCATGAGTTGATTTAGGTCCATGGTCTATTCCTTATCAAACAACAACAACGCCTCAATCCCAAGTAAGTTCGGGTCAGTTATATGAATCCTCACTCATCATGCCGCTCCATTTAAGCTATCTTAAACCCATATAATAATTATAACAACGATAATAGTCtctatattttctactggcatatAAATCTCATATAAAACTAAAAGAGTCCTAAAAAATATAAGACCTAAAGTAAATGTAATAATGCAGCTAAAACATAGTCCCAACTAATAAGTATTGGATACATAGATCTTTTTCTTCGATTGTGCCCTATTTTTGGTTAGGTCAACGTGAATTCCAAGAGATTCTAGGTCTTTCAAGACAACTTCTTTTATGTGATTTTGCCAAAAAATTTATGATTGctagaattttactaaaaaaattgcTGCTGGATCGATGACTAGAATAGTGAACAGAAGAAGTCGGAAAGAGATACTGCCAACTGAGCAATCAGTAGGAAGAGGCATAGTGTTTGCCGATATGGTCAATAGGAAAAAGGCACAGTACCATCGATCACCAGAAAAAAGTATGGTGTCACTAGCAAACTtgcacaaaagaaagaaaatttggTAAGTCGCAGTAAGAAGTTACTTAAAGTCTTACCAATATCGCAGAGTCTTTGATACCAtataagaaaaagggaaaagatcAAAATTTGCCAAATTTTCTCAATTTTGTACTCCTATATTTTTGGACCATCCATGTCCTTACCCTTAGCAAATTGTCTCGTATTTGCCTGTCATGAAAGGAGCTCCAACATAAAATAGGGGAAATCCACGAGTCCAAATTCTTTGGAAAAAGGTCCAAATTTTGACTATGGTTTAAAATTACCCATAGGTTGAAGCTCCTTTAGGAGTCAAGGGCAAAAACAAAACTTTCTCCTATTCGTGGGGATAATATTAGACCAAAAGTTAAACGGAGGGCAAATTTGCTCAATATCGGAGTAGTACAGGGGCAAAGACCCATTTTCCTAAGAAAAATAAGAGAAAGTAAGAGAATAAACAAATAACTTGACCTAGGAGAGACCAACTTAGCACTAACAGCCAACACTACTAACTCAACATTCTCACACACCAGCACTTGACGTTCTAACACATCTTATATGCAAGCTTGTACAGTAACAGCGTGTTATAAGTTTCATATCTTGTTTGATGCTATGGTTTTGACATCACAGGCTTTTCCACCAAGAAGCAAGAATGGAATATGGAGTTCAATAAGAAGATCGCACATAGAACATAACCTTGATGGGCTCACTCTTCAAGAGGTACGTACTTTAGACCAATTACATCCTCATTTATACTTTAGCATAGAGTATACCCATGAAACATACTCCAAAAACCGCGATGGAGGAAAAGGCAATAATCATGAACGCTTAGTTGGAAAGAGCTTGAACAAACATTCAAAATTCCTAATAAGTTCAGTTCAACGCTGCAGGCAATGAACCAATGGAGGATTTTCATCTTGGACCACCATGACTACCTCATGCCATTTTTGGGACAAATAAACAAAAATGGTGTATGTGCATATGCATCCAGAACTCTGCTATTCTTAAAGGACGATGCCACGCTAAAGCCACTGGCAATAGAACTAAGTTTACCAGGGCTTTCACCTGGCACTGAGATCCACAGGGTATTTCGTCCAGGGACCAATGGATCAGAGGCAGCCTTATGGCAGCTTGCTAAAGTTCATGTGGCAGTAAACGACTCTGGTTATCATCAGCTAATCAGCCATTGGTAAAATTACTAAAATCATGTAGCAGTTGCAATGTCATTGAATTTCCCCATTACTCATGGGCATTATGAAATTGTAGGCTAAAAACTCATGCAGTTGTAGAGCCATTCATTATTGCCACCAGAAGGCAGTTGAGTGTTATGCACCCGATTCACCGGTTATTGGATCCTCATTTCAAGGACACTATGCATACTAATGCATTGGCTCGGATTACGGTCTTAAAAGCTGGAGGAATCTTCGAGAAGACCCTTTATTCTGGAGAAGCATCTATGGAGCTATCTTCTTCACTCTATAAGGAATGGAGATTTGATGAACAAAGCCTCCCTGGTGATTTGGTGAAAAGGTATGCTAGCGGGATATATGAACTCGGTGACCTAATGAGTGTTTGGTATGCGGAAAATGTTTTCTTCTTGAAACTATTTTCAATGTTCGGTTATCTTGAATTGTTGAAAATGCTTTctccaagaaaaatattttccatcaaaagaaagaaaactacTTTCTTcacttattggtgaaaaccattGTCGTCAATGATATCCAAACTCTTATTGAAGTCATCAACTTTTAGAGATATCCCAATTCTTGCTCCATATCTTGAGATGAACAATTAGACATTATTACTACAATTTCATACTAAAATATTATCGCTAAAACACCATCTTTATACGCTATCTTCCTCCTTGTATATTACTACCATATTTCACCTAATTTTATATTAGAACAAACATGGAAAATGATCCCAGAATGATTTCCTGAAGTAAAAAATGAAAGACattttcctcctttttttttgGATAAAGTAAATATttgaaaacattttcctccatcACCACTAAATCTGCTGATGTACATTATAGCTAAAACTACTAACACCACAAAATAACACATTAATCAAAACTTGCAGAGGTTTGGCTTTCCAGAACTCAGAATGCCTGGCTGGCATTCAGCTTCTCTTTGAAGATTATCCATATGGTGCAGATGGACTAGAAATTTGGGTAGCAACCAAGAGATGGGTAACAGACTTTTGTCGATATTTCTACAAGGATGATAATTCCCTGAGATCTGACCATGAGATCCAAGAATGGTGGTCAGAGATAAGGAAAATTGGTCACGGAGACAAGTGTAACGAAACATGGTGGAGCTCAATGACTACCGTCTCTGACCTAGTAGAGGCTCTCACAACCCTTATATGGATTTCCTCATGTCTTCATGCTTCAGTTAACTTTGGACAATATGAATATGCGGGTCATCCACTAAATCGCCCAACCAAATGTCGGAATTTCATCGCGATGGAAGGGACAAGAGAGTATGCAGAGTTTCTCCATGACCCAGACAAGTTCTTTCTCAAAATGTTACCCAACAGGTCTGAGATTACCCTATATTTGGCGTTATTAGAGATACTGTCAGCGCATACATCTGATGAAGTATACTTGGGTCAACGACAATCTCCAAACTGGATAGATGACGTATGGGTAAAGCAAAGGTTTGAGCAATTTGCCGAGGAACTTAACGAAGTGCATAAAAGGATAGTGGAGAGAAATGCAGATTCCAAACTTAAGAACAGACGGGGGCCGTCCACTATCCCGTACAAGCTTCTGGACCCTACAGTCTCCAATATTAAATCAGGTCAGGGTATCACAGCAATAGGGATACCTAATAGCATATCCATGTAATCATTATTATAAAATATCTGTCGAAGTGTGTCTCATCAAGTCTCTTGTATCAGTGAGTGTAAAATACTTgcttaaaaagaaaaggaaagatggaagagtCTTAACCATGTCATCTAATGCTTAAAGCTCACACAGGTTTGGACAAattaaagataaaaagaaaattcaactCCAAATAATCACTGGAAGAGCTAAAACATATCATAACTCAAATTACGACATTCAGAGCGTTTTATCTAAAAGAAGCACAACCACGTGAAGAACACTTTACTATTTCCTTTATACAGAATATAGTTACAGGAACTTTAGCTAAAACAAGGGACAAAATTATCCCAAAAAATTGTAACCTGCTCCACCCCGGACTATGCGGTTGGGCTAAAAACGTATTCATTGATGGGTGGTTGAGCGGGCCTCGTGCCCATATTAACCCATCTAATAGCTTGGGTTAATCTGGGCCAACAAAACTGCCCAAATTGAGCCCCCCACCCCCCAGCCCCACCCCCACAAACCCCCCAAAGAAAAACTCCTAGCTGGAACAAATGACCCTAAATGCACAATGCATGAGCTATAACAGATAGAACTCGAGATGAAGCATTGCAAGCACTAAATCCATAAGGAGATCAATCACATCAAAAGcattttgcttttttattttacaTAAGAACCACAGGATTGGAGAACTGGGAAGATGAGTCTTCTGCTGGAGTGGTTCCAGCATGTCTCTATCAATAGAAGCTACATCATCAGTTCATTCAAAACCTAAGAACTGCATCCCAAAGACAACTCAGCAACTTATCCTTGCTACATTCTCTTTTGAGAAATCCACATCCCAGTAAAAACTGTAGTAATTTCTCACTATTCAGTTATTGCGCAGAAATGACAGATAAAAAGATATAACCAAAGTGCAACATCATGTAACAGTATAATAAGGATGTGATGTGACCTTGAAACTGTAAGGCTTTTAAATTTAGGCTTCATAAGTGCTCAATATTTGCATTGGGCTCACTGCTCAGTGAAAGCACCGGCCTAGCAGCGCAAAAGGTGCTGGATCAACTTTACAAGGATTGGTCAACACCATATCAGCAATCATTTCAGCCGTTCCTAGAGCCTGGTGAGAAAAAGCACCGACTATGATTATTACAATTCAACGTAGAAGCATATAAGAACTCGAAAAGACAGTAAGAAAAGCAGACTCATTAAAATGAAAATGAGTATCATCTGCAGAAAGAGATTAGAGCAAAATACCAGCGACAGTCCTTCTCCTTCATGCCCGGCAGCAAGAAACACATTCGAAAATCCAGGAACAAGCCCAATGAAAGGCTTTCCATCCGGAACTAAATCAAAATAAAGCCAATCCCATGAGCATGCTTGCAACTTTGGCATTATTTTAGTAGTTCAGTCATGAACAGTAAGAAGTCAAAAGTTTCTGGTTTTCACTTACTGTAAGGTCTCAATCCTACTCTAATTTCTCTGCTTTGACGCAAATCCTCAAGAGACTCTTGTCTCAAAGCAGGTAAGAACTCCCCAACCCGCTGCCATATGTGGTTGATGACAGATTCGTCAACCTCTGTGTTAAACCCAACAAGCTGTCGGCTACTCCCTGTAAGAAAAGATCTTGGTGAATAGCTATGAGTGCACATTTATAGAACCACACTTACCTTAAAGGGTTCGGATTATAAGACAAAAAAGATGgacagaaaaataataaaaagatagCACAAAATGGAAATACCCTTTTTCTTCCATTACGATTTTATTCAATATAATTGGACTACCAGATACCATAACAATGGGACAAGTGCCTCCAGCTATCATAGTTACACAGCATAAGATGAGATCGTTTTCTGAAATTTCTGAaacttttttgaaaaatatatttgttAACTTTTTAAAGGAGTTTTTGCGAAAAGTTATTACGAAAAGCTTTTTCAATTGGGAGAAGCTTTGAAGGTGTTTTCAATTTAAAAGCTCTTTCTTCCACTCACAAAAGACCCACAAATATAGACTATTCAAACACATTTTTCTTTTGCACTAACTTTTTCACCAAATATGTTTTGGAACAACTTTTTTCCAGAAGTTGTCCAAAGCGCTCTAGATATCATGAATAGCAAAGTCAGAAAGTCTTAAAACGAATGATATATCCTAGCTGGATTGTCCATATTTTCTAATAATAAGTACATCAGAAATTAGGCAAAGCTCTATGTTACATAACATGTGGTAGACCtataataaataaatagaagTGTCACCTCTTTAGCAACTTAAGCTTTTAGATAATACAGTTTATACAATTTAAATGATCTCAAGTTCAATTCTCACTATCACTCTGTAATAGCATATTTCCACATGCTTGGCCCAATAAAAAGATAGTGTCCCCTATTTAATAGTTTATATTTTAAAACTTTAGATGAGGCAATTTAAACAATAGACTTCTACATAAGGAGCATCCCCAGTAGGTAGACATTCTTTCCTGCATGCTAACAAGCTTCCTAAAAGATAGTGCATCGATCTGGCTATCAACAGTCTTTTATCGTTAGGGAAATAAGCTTAATTACTAATTTTAAAAAGGAAACTTCAATTGCAGTGAATAAATAATGAACTTAGAGAAAGAGAAAACTTAGCAACAAGAAGCAATTAATCCTTTGCATTATGAAGGGAAGAAGGGGGTGCAATGGAGCTTGGAGCTATCCATATCTAGCTTAATTGGGTTAGACATATTGGTTGTGGGTGAAAGAAAGGAGGGACAACCAATTCAACAATCGAATATAGTTTACCAAGGACAAGACTGCCTGATGCATCCATGGTTGCTGTCATTGAAACAGACAAATCTTGTGCATTATAGACAGGCCCTGAATCAGATGCAGTAGCTTTGAGGGTTGCTGACTGATGGTTGACATACCCTGCCTCCATAATTCCGTGATTCAGCTTGAACGACTTGAAATTCTCTATCACGAGCAGGTGACCCTGCTTACAGAGGCAAAATTTAGCTTCACAAATATATGAATATAAAATATTTAAAGGTTGAATCTATTGACAAGTAGGAACAATGTCTCATGAGAAAAACTTATGACTAGGAGGAAGATCCTACTGatccaaaaaaaagagaggagaTAGATCCATATATAGAATGTGTAATGGAATTGTCATCAAACATTACATACTTCTCTCTCTGTCCATTGTCTTCACGTTTTTCTATATTGATATTCACTTAGTGATTTCCCTATTTGAGCGGGATAGGTTTAGGAACTATAGACAGTACTGTACAGACACTCATTGACAATCTTGGATTCGTTTAAGGCCAATTTAGAATGACGCACAGACGTACCATTACGAGCTTCAAATACTTCTAACTTCTGAGAGTTTGTAGCTTGAGCTTGTAAAATGATACCTTATTTAAAGTTATAACCAGCTAAAGGGATAAAGGAAGTGGATCAATACAGATACAATATGCTGATATAAGAAGTCATGGAGCAACTTTTGATTTCATTTCTCTTCTTTCTCGTTTTATCCTCTCTTTTTTCCGAATTAGCTTGTAACTTGGATTATGTAGCAATCCCCCATAGAAGTAACGGAAGTACAAATTAACAACAAAGCGGTCCAAGGGTGGAGGCATGGAACCAGCAAGTATTGTTCGAACTATTATGAGGTGAGCATCCAGTTACATATCCACAGAACATCACATGTTTACTTTAAAGTATTGTATGAATTTATGTTGCTTACTATGCAGGATCGACTCTAACAGAGAGGGGAAGGGTAAGAAATGGTGGCTTACAAACCAGCATATGCATGTGAAGAACCATGAATCAGATATGACTC
This genomic stretch from Nicotiana sylvestris chromosome 9, ASM39365v2, whole genome shotgun sequence harbors:
- the LOC104239421 gene encoding linoleate 9S-lipoxygenase 5-like isoform X2, encoding MEHSRIIDCLNVFQGSVKAQLAESKKHSESIKGEIIIQHCPAKSSLGKAIRIKLYSLSKIDPSTGKGKLSQEAHLNNGKRIHKKPNGNRGFQYELTFEVDRDFGLPGAFVIWNQHKHKFFLQSMSLQVTFRQMVHFECKSWIYPNHLTQKARIFFSNTCYLPSQTPNSLLQLRKQELDTLRGDGTPGRTREWHRVYDYDFYNDLGDPQRGERPVLGGSVSYPYPRRGKTENEKGMFKIDNCIPPDERFSPEKLSEFAKKVIQATLHYVVSQGESVLREETNQFKSFNEIKELFSGKKNQVVQEWMIRKLETHLAKEIFKETERGIKDYTAKFPMPQLFAGNELAWKDDKEFGRQMLAGINATLIQCLQAFPPRSKNGIWSSIRRSHIEHNLDGLTLQEAMNQWRIFILDHHDYLMPFLGQINKNGVCAYASRTLLFLKDDATLKPLAIELSLPGLSPGTEIHRVFRPGTNGSEAALWQLAKVHVAVNDSGYHQLISHWLKTHAVVEPFIIATRRQLSVMHPIHRLLDPHFKDTMHTNALARITVLKAGGIFEKTLYSGEASMELSSSLYKEWRFDEQSLPGDLVKRGLAFQNSECLAGIQLLFEDYPYGADGLEIWVATKRWVTDFCRYFYKDDNSLRSDHEIQEWWSEIRKIGHGDKCNETWWSSMTTVSDLVEALTTLIWISSCLHASVNFGQYEYAGHPLNRPTKCRNFIAMEGTREYAEFLHDPDKFFLKMLPNRSEITLYLALLEILSAHTSDEVYLGQRQSPNWIDDVWVKQRFEQFAEELNEVHKRIVERNADSKLKNRRGPSTIPYKLLDPTVSNIKSGQGITAIGIPNSISM
- the LOC104239421 gene encoding linoleate 9S-lipoxygenase 6-like isoform X1 — its product is MEHSRIIDCLNVFQGSVKAQLAESKKHSESIKGEIIIQHCPAKSSLGKAIRIKLYSLSKIDPSTGKGKLSQEAHLNNGKRIHKKPNGNRGFQYELTFEVDRDFGLPGAFVIWNQHKHKFFLQSMSLQVTFRQMVHFECKSWIYPNHLTQKARIFFSNTCYLPSQTPNSLLQLRKQELDTLRGDGTPGRTREWHRVYDYDFYNDLGDPQRGERPVLGGSVSYPYPRRGKTGEPHIHSENEKGMFKIDNCIPPDERFSPEKLSEFAKKVIQATLHYVVSQGESVLREETNQFKSFNEIKELFSGKKNQVVQEWMIRKLETHLAKEIFKETERGIKDYTAKFPMPQLFAGNELAWKDDKEFGRQMLAGINATLIQCLQAFPPRSKNGIWSSIRRSHIEHNLDGLTLQEAMNQWRIFILDHHDYLMPFLGQINKNGVCAYASRTLLFLKDDATLKPLAIELSLPGLSPGTEIHRVFRPGTNGSEAALWQLAKVHVAVNDSGYHQLISHWLKTHAVVEPFIIATRRQLSVMHPIHRLLDPHFKDTMHTNALARITVLKAGGIFEKTLYSGEASMELSSSLYKEWRFDEQSLPGDLVKRGLAFQNSECLAGIQLLFEDYPYGADGLEIWVATKRWVTDFCRYFYKDDNSLRSDHEIQEWWSEIRKIGHGDKCNETWWSSMTTVSDLVEALTTLIWISSCLHASVNFGQYEYAGHPLNRPTKCRNFIAMEGTREYAEFLHDPDKFFLKMLPNRSEITLYLALLEILSAHTSDEVYLGQRQSPNWIDDVWVKQRFEQFAEELNEVHKRIVERNADSKLKNRRGPSTIPYKLLDPTVSNIKSGQGITAIGIPNSISM